Proteins from one Emys orbicularis isolate rEmyOrb1 chromosome 2, rEmyOrb1.hap1, whole genome shotgun sequence genomic window:
- the DMTN gene encoding dematin, whose protein sequence is MERLQKQSLTSPGSVCSSRGSSVPGSPSSIVARMDNEVLGYKDLAAIPKDKAILDIERPDLMIYEPHFTYSLMEHVELPRSRERSLSPKSISPPPSPEVIRDWMENKSLGSASQAASRRTSSTARSGVHHFHRPETNTMELNIYKKPPIYKQREPSTGAPQSKHMIEDQIIECSKFPAAQAPDPNQPAKIETDYWPCPPSLAVVEKEWRQRMASKKGMEEEEDLTEELTNVRELQKQELSKVTSNLGKLILKEEMEKSLPIRRKTRSLPDRTPFHTSLHLGNSRSSTLHAYDKSTLTSLQSAEFSPASSEKGSPDTQNGQRGRMDRGNSLPSMLEQKIYPYEVLMVTNRGRVKLPPGVDRTRLERHLSPEDFLRVFEMSLEEFSKLALWKRNELKKKAFLF, encoded by the exons CAATCTTTGACCTCCCCTGGGAGCGTCTGTTCCTCCCGCGGGTCCAGCGTCCCAGGATCGCCCTCCAGTATTGTG GCCAGAATGGACAATGAGGTTCTGGGCTACAAGGACCTGGCGGCCATTCCCAAGGACAAGGCGATCCTGGACATCGAGCGCCCTGACTTAATGATCTATGAGCCCCATTTCACCTACTCCCTCATGGAGCACGTGGAATTGCCGAGGAGCCGAGAG CGGTCCCTGTCCCCCAAAtccatctctcctcctccttctccagaa GTCATCCGGGACTGGATGGAAAACAAGTCCCTAGGAAGTGCCTCCCAGGCAGCTAGTCGCAGGACCAGCAGCACAGCCCGGAGCGGAGTGCACCACTTCCACCGACCTG AGACCAACACCATGGAGCTGAACATATACAAGAAGCCGCCAATCTACAAGCAGAGAG AGCCCTCGACGGGAGCCCCACAGAGCAAGCACATGATAGAAGACCAGATCATTGAGTGCTCCAAGTTCCCAGCAGCCCAGGCCCCGGACCCCAACCAGCCAGCCAAGATCGAGACAGATTattggccctgccctccctccctggcagTCGTAG AGAAGGAGTGGAGGCAGCGGATGGCCTCCAAGAAAGGCATGGAAGAAGAAGAGGATCTCACAGAGGAATTGACTAACGTGCGTGAACTACAGAAACAGGAGCTGAGTAAG GTCACCTCAAACCTCGGGAAGCTGATCCTGAAGGAGGAGATGGAGAAATCTCTCCCCATCCGGAGGAAAACCCGCTCGCTCCCAGACCGGACGCCCTTCCACACCT CTCTGCACCTGGGGAATTCCAGATCCTCCACCCTTCATGCCTATGACAAAAGTACCCTCACCAGC CTGCAGTCAGCAGAGTTCAGCCCAGCCAGCAGCGAGAAGGGGAGCCCAG ACACACag AATGGCCAGCGGGGGAGGATGGACAGAGGGAACTCCCTGCCCAGCATGCTGGAGCAGAAG ATTTACCCCTATGAGGTGCTGATGGTGACGAACAGGGGTCGTGTGAAACTGCCTCCGGGAGTGGACAGAACAAGGCTAGAG AGGCACCTGTCCCCAGAGGATTTCCTGCGTGTcttcgagatgtccctggaggagtTCAGCAAGCTGGCCCTGTGGAAGCGGAACGAGCTGAAGAAGAAAGCTTTCCTGTTCTGA